The Heterodontus francisci isolate sHetFra1 chromosome 14, sHetFra1.hap1, whole genome shotgun sequence nucleotide sequence GAGTCACATTGACGTGTTTGAATATTGTATGTACGCACAATGCCTATTGTCTTGTTCACTGTGAACAGAAAGTGGAAGTTCACAATCAAATAAATGTTATTAAAAACAAGTATGATTACTTCaactgtttcacagtgtatcgtataAAACACATTATTATATTGGAGCATTACCAGCAAAATtaagattgatagagaatgatactGGAGTAAAACTCTAAAAACATTTGGTTCTTTCTTAACATCTTGTACACAGTGGTCGCGCATAATATAAAAACCTCCCACATAATATAAAAACCTATCAAGTCTGATCATTACTACCTTTtgtggtaatttttttttaaattgaggaaCTAAAGTAAAAGGGCAAACACTACTGAACAGTCGAAAAAGAGGAGTAACTTTGCATGGCTCAACTGCCAGCATAGAACCTCACTAAGAGCTGGCATGAGTCAGAGATCAGATTAAATCACTGTAGCTCTAATTCTGCAACTTCTTAATGAGACTTCAAGCTGGCAATGTTGCCTCACAAAATAACCCTTATAATAAATCAGAAAGTAGTAATTAGGGAACAATGCCTTAAGTTTAAAACTAGTTTTACTGGCCTGAAGATTGTTGGAGGAAAGAAAGACTGAGAGAGGTAAGCAGTTCCATAGTTTTCAGCTGTCACGTCACTCAAGGATCAGttattttagattttagatttttagatttagagatacagcactgaaacaggcccttcggcccactgagtctgtgccgaccattaaccacccatttatactaatcctacactaatcccatattccgaccacatcctcacctgtccctatattcccctaccacctacctatactagtggcaatttataatggccaattcacctatcaacctgcaagtcttttggctgtgggaggaaaccggagcacccggactaTATAGACTATAGAGTGAACTGGAATAATTATAAACTATAAAaatgaactaaactccaaaaaattgacacattttgctgcagacaagatggagtaagagattaggtgacccctcctgtaatcTAAACTACTGTTGAAGACTAAACTCATCATCATGTCCGGACTAGTCTTGGGGAAGGTACATTAAAATGTTAAACAagtcattcaatgctaaatggctcctatcttcaggAATTTGGCTGACAAAGATCCTTGCAGACAGAGCGGCTCCAGATGCAGAGCCAAGATAATAGGCGGGATATAACACCATTTTATCAAGATAAACCACATTCAAACCCATTGCGTAACAATAGCCACATTGTATGAACACAACAGGAGAGACCATCCATGGTCACCTGACCAAAATCACAACCTGATAAGAACTTTTCTTTGCAGAGATTTGTCTGAAAGAcagtcagagaggcagagagacagaaagagagaaagccaggagctgagagatccattccagccaagacaGCCCTGTCTGCAACATCATTAAACCACCAAATCAGACTGcagaggtgaccttgaaaactaccCAACTGAGAAACTTTAACAAGATTGTCCACCGACTTTTACTGAGTCTTAATTAAAGGAGTCTGCAATACTTTCGTaaaccaagaaaaggaacatcaggcctgcaaCACTGTTACAAATCCCTCCCGAAGCACCAACAAAGTTTCAAAGTGAAATCTTTACAATCGTACTTCACTACATGCTATCCTCTAACTGCAatctttatgtgtgtgtgcatgtggtgcATGAgcgagtgggtgaggttgcgaacatttttggatattttaaataaatagttatctttcttttttaacctacgCGAAAACCTGTCATTTTAGTGGTCAAATAAAAAGACAAACATTCAGGGACtaaaacaacatttttaaaaatactgtCTATGGTTAGTTGAGAAGTGAGAAGTGGAAGTCCTCTACACTACCTCTCATCTGTCCGTGACACAGGTCATATGAAACAGTGAGCTAGGGTAGGAGATTGTGCCTTCAAGAAGCTCAGCTTAGTCTTAATATCAACAAGATCGATAGTGAGACAAGAAAGTGGGTAACAGGGCATATTTACAGcttagaaggaacaagagagaaatTTTCAGAGTTCATTGAACATAATAGTATTGATAAAATAAAGACAAGAAAGGCTGTAATGGACAATGATAGGTTGGAGACTAGAGATGAGAAAAAGGATCACATATCAGACAGCAGGCTTTTCTCCTGTATCTTTTCCAGCAGTGCAAGAAAGGACTTAAACAGTCTCCCCGATATACGAATAGTGCATAAGTCTTGGATCGACCTGGGCTTTATTGAAAGTTAAATCTTGTTCAGGGAATTTTTGGAGTAAGAAATAGAACTAAACTTCTTGGAGACACTGTTAGCAAAGGAAGGGATGTAGCAATTCCATTTATGGTCAAAGGAGAAGGTGGAAGCTTAAGATTACAGCTAACAAAAGTTTTTTAGACCTATAAGCCACATGAATAAACTTTACCTTTGAAGAAACAATGACCCCAAAATTTACAATCTGTGCACCATAAATGGAGCACAGCTGAGCTGGAGTGGAATTTGGTGCAAGCCAGGGTACAAGGAATTCCTGTCCCTTTTTCTTCCCTTCAGAACTCCTAACCATGGTGGTCTTTGGGTGTATTGTGGCCCCATGCAAATGTGCAAAATAAGTCATACAACATATTTTTCTCCATTTGTGCATTACTGGAACTGACTACAAAGGACTCCAGAAGATCCCAGGCATCCAGCATTGCTGGGCCATCAAACAGGATTAACATTTAGAAAGCCAATTTCAACATACAAAGCTTGCGACTACTTATCAGAAATGGCCAAACCAGTCAGTGCTCAGTTTAATAAATATTTTATATTATGCTGCCACAACTGTGTGGACCCACGTACGCTGCAGAAAAGTGCGACAGTGAAGTCCCTCTGCCCCACTAGACTTAATCTACATCTGGAACATTGCTAAAATGCTGCTTCCTATTGGTCAGCTGCAACATTGCAATCTTACAAAAAAGCAGACGTTGCAGTTGTGCTGAAAATGGTACACAAACCCAGCAACAATGAGCAAATGTCTTTTGATGCTGTGGTTTGGGATGATCTGTGGGGTGGAGAAAATTTCCACCCCACCGGTTCTCAAAAAAGACCTTCCCCAGAATTTGAGATCCAATATTTTCATTGCTGAACTGAAGAGCAGTTATTGTAGTAATTCAATCATTGCTTTGTGAGCGGACTAGAGATGAGTACTGAAGGTGTTTGATCTGAAGTAAGTTGATAACTGTTCAGTTTAATCATCAGCAAATGCATAGGCAGGATTGAATGATGAACACATCTGTATGATATGGAGAAAATAGAGACCTGTGAAACCTGGGACAGAACTTTCACCCTGACATAGGGGCGAGAACGGAGGAGGGTGGGCGTGTAATTTTGTGCTGCTGGCAGGTGTGCTGGTCTGCCGGCACCATCCAGCTCCTGGGCCATTTTCCCGAAGGTGGGATCAGGAGTGGAAGGGCTACCCGCCCGCAAGCAGCAGGTAACCAAGGTAAGTAAAAGGTCAATTAAGGCTAATTATTAGAGACCGACTGGAACAGGTGTCGGGAACAGGCCAGTTGCTTGGAGGCAGCTAGCTGGCAGCAGAccagggggccagcactccagacAGGCTTTAAGGTCCTCCCTACCTACCTGGCCACAGTTGTGGCTGTCAACCACCCAGTGGGGAGGTTTCCTCCCCACAATGATGGCCCAGCAGCTGTTGCCATTTTTAATTAAACATTTTTTAAAGTtactgagagggtgcctcaagatggaggtgccctctctgtcCCTTACCTACAACAGCAGGCTGCAACTCCTTGCATGCCAAAGGGCCTCcttttggccctccagctttgggaGCCCACCTGTGGTCCTTAATTAGAGGATGAGCATGCCCTTTGACCACTGATTGGCcagttcagggaaaatcactgcctgGTGACTGCTGCCGCCACAGTGCGGTGTTGGGACTCCATTCGACCCCGATGTCAGAGTCCCAACCCAAAATCCTGAACCTGAGTTAGTTGAAAAAAAGTTCCAGGTGGGCCAATAACAGCAGCACAGAGCTATTTGACAGAAAACTAAGTAGCCATATACAAATCCTTAGCAGCATTCCATATGATGATAATATTTTGGAATTGTATAGTGCCATACCATATCAAAAGTAATAACAGATGAATTAGCAAACTATTCAAAAACGTAGCTACGGGACTGACCTGTGTTCTAACGTGTGAAATTGAATCTTCTTTTTACATTCGCACAACTTCATAGTACTTCAGCATGAACTTTGCATGAAGTTTGGAATAGATGAAAAACTACTGTGTTCTAACAACACCGTCTAAAAGCAGGATTTCCTTACACTGAACGAGTCAATGCATTCCTATCGCAGGTAATGCATTCCATAAGTTTTCTGACAAacaggagtttaaaaaaaaaagatttcaatGTCATATGCAACCAATGGTAAACAGCATTTCAGCAATGTTCCAGATGTGGATAAAGTCTAATAAAAAACAGgaaaataatttccctaccacgtgGGTAATAGCTCTTGACTTGATAGCTGAAAATTAACTGCTCCGCAACTAGAAATCAGATTTCGATCAGCGACGAACGCTCGCTATATTGATTTCCCGCAATTTTTAGTTACTGTAGTGTCAGATAAGTCCGACAATCAGTAGATCGGTTAACATGGTCACGGATAAATTCATATTAAATTTATTATTTTCATTTGAACTCTCCGATTCCAAAAATGTAAGTTCAAACAGATCGATATTCGATCAAAACTGTAACATCAAACATCATTTGGCCAAATATACGAAGTTACAATCTTGTCCGTTCAAAATTATTTTCTATTCCGTTCATATTCTAATTTAACGTGACAACCACGATAATATCTACCTAACAGGAACTGACTGCGCTTCTGAACCCAGTGTATGCCGAGTACACGTCATTCAGGAAGTGTTTACACTATGGACGGTCAATTTTCCACGCAACAGCTGGCAGTTTGAAATCTCCGTCCATCATCCACTCGTCCTCTCTGTTCGGATGGAACTGAACCACAATTTTCCGCTATTCGTCAGCCCAAGACGCGCGCATGAGGAACAATGAAACCCTTTCATACCTTTTAGGTTCACCATGAGTGCGTTGCTCCATCACTTGGGACATCGAATTTTGAGGAGGATCATTCATTCAAAGGACATTTTCCACAACATACGCCTTTCAGGGCGAGGAGCTGTTGTATTCATGTGCTCACGTTGCTTTAAATATTCTACATTCCAGGAAGAAAACGCTTATAGCCATCGTTCAGTATATGTGCATACATAAATTTCCATTTCATCGACTACTATCTATGTTCTCAAAGTGCAACTGAATTCATTTAGTTCGTTTAAACAAGGAAATGTAACAATAATTCACTATTTACTCCCCTTAGACGTTTTTTTTCCCTTAACAGAAGGAAAGTCTGTATTTCCGGCTGAATTTAGGTTGGTATTCGATGCCGCAAAGCAAATTTTCAGAAAGTGCAACTTCAAGTTTAGCTATAACCTCGTTGTATTTCTTTCAATCTTCAGCTGACTAGTTTGTGATTTATTTTGTAGATGTGGCGTTAAGTTGTCTCCGATGATTGTTGGGCAATTGTCATTGACAATCTTTCACAGTCGTTGAAAGGTGGACGTTATAATCGTGACAAACGTTTCCAAAAGTTCACAGTTTTGCACAGGCAGATTGGAGTGCAAAAGCATGTACAGGGTTATTCTGCTCGAAGCTACAGTCACATGTCCAACAGCTTAGTTGTTTAGGTACTTTGTTTAAACAATAATCTTCCCATTTATAACAGGTAAATGTTATTCTTAGATTAAATGTTTTTCCACAAATCTAGGGTTAACATGAGAGCTCTGTATGTGACGATAGGTTTATCAGGGTTCGATATATATTATTTTGAAAAAGCTTGAGTTCCCCTCGTATCAATCATAAGGCTCTAGTAATATTCCCGGTCCACACCTTGTGTTGAAGCATTCAACTGAATTTCGCGGTGCTTTCAAGAATATGTGTAACAGAATCCACCTGTTGTCAGTAGTTACTGGTTGGCTGTTCATTATTAAAGTTTTTTATGCAGAAACTCGTTCATTTTATGAACAGATGTGCCTTTTTGGAGTACTCAGTAAATGCTGATTCCAGATTAATTCAAAATACCTAAATAAACCTTCCATAATAAATACATTTCAGCTTTGGCTCTTTTTAAATAAATGCTATCTTATGATAAGTTATGGGGCAAATACCAAAAGTCTGATTGGAGTAAAAAATCTTAGTTTAAATATTCCAAAACAAACATAGGCCTGATTAAACCATTGGTTCATACTACTAAACAGCATTCCGGAGATCACCATGATTCATAAACCAATGATACTGATTTTTTGGATATATTACTAGGAAGGTACAGTGCAAAACGAATAGCATTTCCATACAAAATTAGGAAGTGTTGTTTGGATACTGCATTTCAGTTCAACAATCTGGTTGCCACACGCATCCTTGGTTTACCAGAAGTGTAAAAGTTTATTATTGTCCTTGTCTCGAAAGTGGATGCAGTGCAAAACATTTCTAGCCAAAAGCACTGCCATCGTTTTACAACCTTTCTGTTCGCATATACTGCCGACGTGATTTTCCTTGATGGTTTCCTTTATTTTTAAGAGCGGAACTTAGCCGGTTATTGTTAGTTCACTGTATTTTCTGCGCACCGGTTAATGCTGGTTAAGCATTTAACGGGACAGCACAGTGTGTTGACACTCCTGAAAGAATACAAGAAAGTTGACTCCGTCACACATCGGTCTCCACTGCTTTGAGATGCACGGAATTATGCTTGGCACTTTCTGTGCCGTTGCCTTTGGATTTCTGCCTCAAGCACAGGGACTCTTTCAAACCCTCCTCCATCTCCAGGTATTCAGACTTATTGCCCAAAGACGAGGAGCTGCGGAACTTTTTCAGCAAGTTTGTCGGGAGGTAAGAGCAGCTGGCAGTCTGCGCAACCTGAGACTGTTCCTCGTTCTCCGTCTCCCGGTGGTAGAAGTAGTTGAAGTTGGAAACGATGACGGGCACCGGCAAGGCGATGGTCAGCACGCCGGCGATGGCGCAGAGGGAGCCCACGATTTTGCCACCCACGGTGATGGGCTTCATGTCCCCGTAGCCCACCGTGGTCATGGTGACCACGGCCCACCAGAAGGCGTCCGGGATGCTGGTGAACTGAGACTTGGGGTCGTCGGCCTCGGCGAAGTAGACGGCGCTGGAGAACAGGATGACCCcgatgaagaggaagaagatgagCAAGCCCAGCTCCCTCATGCTGGCCCGCAACGTGTGGCCCAGAATCTGCAGGCCCTTCGAGTGGCGGGACAGCTTGAAGATGCGGAAGACACGCACCAGGCGGATGGTGCGCAGGATGGCGAACGACATGGCCTGCTGGCCGTTGCCTTGCTGCTGAGCCAGGTCGGTGCCCAGGGTGATGAAGTAAGGCAGGATGGAGACGATGTCGATCATGTTCATGATGTTCCTGAAGAAGGCCGGCTTGCTGGGGCAGGCGAAGAAGCGCACCAGCAGCTCGAAGGAGAACCAGACGATGCACACCGTCTCCACGATGAAGAAGGGGTCGCTGAAGGTGCTGGCCAGTTGCCAGGACTTGGTGCCGTTGGTGCCAGCCCCGGCCTCCGGGAAGTCCCTGTCGTCGCGGAACTCGGGCAAAGTCTCCAGGCAGAAGATGACGATGGAGATGAGGATGACCAGCACCGAGACGATGGCGATGCCCCGGGCGGGACTCGAGCTCTCGGGGTACTCGAAGAGCAGCCAGACCTGGCGCTTGAACTCGTCCTCGGGCAGCGGCTTATCCTCCTCCTTGACGAAGCCCTCCTCCTCGCGGAACTTCAGCATGGCCTCGTCGCCCAGCTCGTAGAACTTGATCTCCTCCGAGAAGATGTCGAAGGGCACGTTGACGGGTCGCTTCAGCCGGCCCCCGGACTGATAGTAGTAGAGGATGGCGTCGAAGCTGGGTCGGTTCCGGTCGAAGAAGTACTCGTTCCTCAGCGGGTCGAAGTAGCACATCCTCCGGCCCGGGTCGCCCAGCAGCGTGTCCGGGAACTGGCCCAGGGTCTTCACCTGGGTCTCGAAGCGCAGCCCCGACACGTTGATGACCACCCGCTCGCAGCAGCCGTACTCGCCGCACGCCGAGCCGTAGCTGTCCCGCGGCGGCTGCTGCTCGGCCACCGAGGACGTCTCGTCGCCGTCCATGTCGCGGTGCAAGCGGCGGTCGCGGTGCGCCTGATGGCGTCGGCaaccgtcctcctcctcctctcctcccgcctccccttctcccccctcctcctcgtgCGGGGCCAACAGGAGCCGCGAGCCGCCGTTGCCCTGGCGACCCCGCttgtcctcctccccccccgccgCCGCGCGCCGGCCGCCACCGTTCCTCTGCTGCCGTCCGCCGTGACTGGCATCGGCGCGCGCCGAACTCCGGCTCCCGCCACCAGCTCCAGTCGAACCAGCGGCCGAGTTGCCATGGCGATCGCTCCTCCTCTCCCCAGCGCGCGCCTGACAGTTGCCGCCGCCGCTGGTGTGGGCGGGCTCGCGGCTGCCCGCCGCGTGCTGGCTGCTGATGCTGGCGGCGGCGCGCGAGCTGGCCAGGCGTTCCCTCCGCTGGGCGTAGCCATAAGGCGGGTGGCTGTTGCACCCACCGCCATCCACGCTCACCATTGCCGCCTCCATCTTCTTTTGCCAATGGAGCCAGCCTCAACGCTGCAAAAAAGCGCCTCTTTCCTTTGCCGCTTCTCTTTTTGGTGGGTGGGTTGGTTggggaaaagatcaagagcggctcAGCACTTTCGAGTATGTCCCATGCACAGGCTCTGCAAAACAAAAAAAAGGTTGCCACTAATCATTACATTCTGTCACACCCAGTATGTATTTAAAATATGCATATTCATTGACGTACAGTAATCTCGCCATCCAAATAAAACCAATGATCCCATTATTAAGGATTATTATTATCATTATTATAACATcattgttaggccacaacttgagtactgtgtgcagttccaatcacctcattacagaaaggatgtaattgcactagagagggtacagaggagatttaccaggatgttgccaggactggaaaaatgcagcccatgaggaaa carries:
- the kcna4 gene encoding potassium voltage-gated channel subfamily A member 1 → MEAAMVSVDGGGCNSHPPYGYAQRRERLASSRAAASISSQHAAGSREPAHTSGGGNCQARAGERRSDRHGNSAAGSTGAGGGSRSSARADASHGGRQQRNGGGRRAAAGGEEDKRGRQGNGGSRLLLAPHEEEGGEGEAGGEEEEDGCRRHQAHRDRRLHRDMDGDETSSVAEQQPPRDSYGSACGEYGCCERVVINVSGLRFETQVKTLGQFPDTLLGDPGRRMCYFDPLRNEYFFDRNRPSFDAILYYYQSGGRLKRPVNVPFDIFSEEIKFYELGDEAMLKFREEEGFVKEEDKPLPEDEFKRQVWLLFEYPESSSPARGIAIVSVLVILISIVIFCLETLPEFRDDRDFPEAGAGTNGTKSWQLASTFSDPFFIVETVCIVWFSFELLVRFFACPSKPAFFRNIMNMIDIVSILPYFITLGTDLAQQQGNGQQAMSFAILRTIRLVRVFRIFKLSRHSKGLQILGHTLRASMRELGLLIFFLFIGVILFSSAVYFAEADDPKSQFTSIPDAFWWAVVTMTTVGYGDMKPITVGGKIVGSLCAIAGVLTIALPVPVIVSNFNYFYHRETENEEQSQVAQTASCSYLPTNLLKKFRSSSSLGNKSEYLEMEEGLKESLCLRQKSKGNGTESAKHNSVHLKAVETDV